A genomic region of Caulobacter vibrioides contains the following coding sequences:
- a CDS encoding ABC-F family ATP-binding cassette domain-containing protein, whose product MIRLDNISKQNGHQILFIEASMGVQKGEKVGLVGPNGAGKTTLFRMITGQEQPDDGIVSIDAGMRIGYFSQDVGEMSGQSAVAAVMDGVGPVSALAAEMATLEAAMVDPDQADQLDAVMERYGEVLERFQELDGYALEARAREVLAGLSFSQERMDADVGLLSGGWKMRVALARILLMRPDGMLLDEPSNHLDLESLIWLESFLKSYDGALLMTSHDRAFMNRIIGKVIEIDAGSLITYSGDLDFYDQQRALSEAQRQAQYERQQAMLAKEIKFIEKFKARASHAAQVQSRVKKLDKIERVEAPRRRQTVQFEFQSPPRSGEDVISLRGVHKGYGERPIYQDLDFLVRRKERWAVLGANGAGKSTLLKLVAGDTKPDQGVVNIGASVRMGYFAQHSMDLLDGEETIFESMERSFPQAGQGALRTLAGCFGFSGDDVEKPCRVLSGGEKARLVMAKMLFDPPNLLVLDEPTNHLDMVTKEMLVSSLADFEGTMLFVSHDRHFLAALSNRVLELTPEGIHQYGGGYTEYVARTGQEAPGLHPGG is encoded by the coding sequence ATGATCCGCCTCGACAACATCTCCAAGCAAAACGGCCACCAGATCCTGTTCATCGAAGCCTCGATGGGCGTGCAGAAGGGCGAGAAGGTCGGTCTCGTCGGCCCTAACGGCGCGGGCAAGACCACGCTGTTTCGCATGATCACCGGCCAGGAGCAGCCCGACGACGGCATCGTCTCGATCGATGCGGGCATGCGGATCGGCTATTTCAGCCAGGACGTCGGCGAGATGTCGGGCCAGAGCGCGGTCGCCGCGGTGATGGACGGCGTCGGCCCCGTCAGCGCGCTGGCCGCCGAGATGGCCACGCTGGAGGCGGCCATGGTCGATCCGGACCAGGCCGACCAGCTGGACGCGGTCATGGAGCGCTACGGCGAGGTGCTGGAGCGCTTCCAGGAGCTGGACGGCTATGCGCTGGAGGCGCGCGCCCGCGAGGTGCTGGCCGGCCTCAGCTTCAGCCAGGAGCGCATGGACGCCGATGTCGGCCTCTTGTCAGGCGGCTGGAAGATGCGCGTGGCCCTGGCCCGCATCCTCTTGATGCGGCCCGACGGCATGCTGCTGGACGAACCGTCCAACCACTTGGACCTGGAAAGCCTGATCTGGCTGGAGTCGTTCCTGAAGAGCTACGACGGCGCGCTGCTGATGACCTCGCACGACCGCGCCTTCATGAACCGCATCATCGGCAAGGTGATCGAGATCGACGCCGGTTCGCTGATCACCTACTCCGGCGACCTTGATTTCTATGACCAGCAGCGGGCGCTCAGCGAGGCCCAGCGCCAGGCGCAGTACGAGCGTCAGCAGGCGATGCTGGCCAAGGAAATCAAGTTCATCGAGAAGTTCAAGGCGCGCGCCTCGCACGCCGCCCAGGTGCAGAGCCGGGTCAAGAAGCTCGACAAGATCGAACGCGTCGAGGCCCCGCGTCGTCGCCAGACCGTGCAGTTTGAGTTCCAGAGCCCGCCGCGCTCGGGCGAGGACGTGATCAGCCTGCGCGGCGTCCACAAGGGTTATGGCGAGCGGCCGATCTATCAGGATCTCGACTTCCTGGTCCGCCGCAAGGAGCGCTGGGCGGTGCTGGGCGCCAACGGCGCGGGCAAGTCGACCTTGCTGAAGCTGGTGGCCGGCGACACCAAGCCCGACCAGGGCGTGGTCAACATCGGGGCCAGCGTCAGGATGGGCTATTTCGCCCAGCACTCTATGGACCTGCTGGACGGCGAGGAGACGATCTTCGAGTCGATGGAGCGCTCTTTCCCGCAGGCAGGGCAGGGGGCCTTGCGCACCCTGGCCGGCTGCTTTGGCTTCTCGGGCGACGACGTCGAAAAGCCCTGCCGGGTGCTGTCCGGCGGCGAGAAGGCGCGTCTGGTCATGGCCAAGATGCTGTTCGATCCGCCCAATCTTCTGGTGCTGGACGAGCCGACCAACCACCTCGACATGGTGACCAAGGAGATGCTGGTCTCGTCGCTGGCGGACTTCGAGGGCACCATGCTGTTCGTCTCGCACGACCGCCACTTCCTGGCGGCGCTGTCGAACCGTGTCCTGGAGCTGACGCCTGAGGGCATCCACCAGTACGGCGGCGGCTACACTGAGTATGTCGCTCGCACCGGCCAGGAAGCGCCGGGGCTGCACCCGGGCGGCTAA
- the msrA gene encoding peptide-methionine (S)-S-oxide reductase MsrA, with product MLSLNKTLEIPSADTALPGRAAPIPTAQTHFINGNALKGPYPEGLETAIVAMGCFWGVERVFWKVPGVYVTAAGYAAGITPNPTYEEVCTGRTGHTEVVLVVFDPKVVTYEALLKTFWENHDPTQGMRQGNDIGTQYRSGLYVTNDAQAAAAAESKAAYQQALSARGLGTITTEIAPAGPFYFAEDYHQQYLAKNPNGYCGIGGTGVVCPIGLGVEG from the coding sequence ATGCTGTCGCTCAACAAGACCCTCGAGATTCCCTCCGCCGACACGGCCCTGCCCGGCCGCGCGGCGCCGATCCCGACGGCGCAGACCCACTTCATCAACGGCAACGCGCTGAAGGGTCCCTATCCGGAGGGCCTGGAGACGGCGATCGTCGCCATGGGCTGCTTCTGGGGCGTCGAGCGGGTGTTCTGGAAGGTTCCGGGCGTCTATGTGACCGCCGCCGGCTACGCCGCCGGGATCACGCCCAACCCGACCTATGAAGAGGTCTGCACCGGCCGCACCGGCCACACCGAGGTGGTGCTGGTGGTGTTCGACCCCAAGGTCGTCACCTATGAGGCGTTGCTGAAGACCTTCTGGGAGAACCACGATCCCACCCAGGGCATGCGCCAGGGCAATGACATCGGCACCCAGTATCGTTCGGGCCTGTATGTGACGAACGACGCGCAAGCCGCCGCCGCCGCCGAGTCGAAGGCCGCCTATCAGCAGGCGCTTTCGGCGCGCGGGCTTGGAACGATCACGACCGAGATCGCCCCGGCCGGGCCGTTCTATTTCGCCGAGGACTATCACCAGCAATACCTGGCCAAGAACCCGAACGGCTATTGCGGCATCGGCGGCACGGGCGTCGTTTGCCCAATTGGCCTGGGCGTCGAGGGCTGA
- a CDS encoding MmcQ/YjbR family DNA-binding protein, protein MTPEAFDKACLALPGATLSIQWGDNHVFKVADKMFAVRAAAGDSFSFKASDVAFEVLTESGRAKPAPYLARARWVWFADMAAEDDAEMADWLATAHALVAAKLTRKARAALGIS, encoded by the coding sequence ATGACGCCCGAGGCGTTCGACAAGGCGTGCCTGGCCCTGCCGGGCGCGACCCTCTCGATCCAGTGGGGCGACAATCACGTGTTCAAGGTGGCCGACAAGATGTTCGCCGTCCGCGCGGCGGCCGGCGACAGCTTCTCGTTCAAGGCCTCGGACGTCGCTTTCGAGGTGCTGACCGAGTCGGGCCGCGCCAAGCCCGCGCCCTATCTGGCGCGCGCCCGGTGGGTCTGGTTTGCGGACATGGCCGCCGAGGACGACGCGGAGATGGCCGACTGGCTGGCGACGGCCCACGCCCTCGTGGCCGCCAAGCTTACCCGCAAGGCCAGGGCGGCTCTGGGGATCAGCTAG
- a CDS encoding phytase → MYRFFLASSLLALSLASAAVAQSTASPTPSAQVTRATTPLTRGGANGVVFIPDAKRADGGVIAASGDLGGLEFFGLDGQPLMAVPGGEIQAVDARADQQRTLIAALDSQAGRLRLFARDNASGAVTPVDAREIKLGFSGEGLCLYRSARDNALYAYAMGRDGELDQWLLYPVADGKLDGRVVRRLRLSSEAKFCVADDNTGALYVAQQDVGVWRYDADPEAEPIPVIVDINRLGRIASEVGGLALVDGGPSASFLIAANNGAGDYNVYDRNAKDRWIGAFRLERNGGPAIEEAAGLFATRAGVGTEFPGGVLLVANDANNNPDIKVVGWSEVAKALNLPMGQADAARPPKQLALVRPTMETEPVSNDGDAADDPAIWAHPTDPAKSVIIATDKKGGILVYDLAGKPLQYLPDGKMNNVDLRNGFKLGGKTVTLVAASDRTHRAIALYTLDPDTRLLTNVADGVQASGLSDPYGLCLYQDRKGRVSVFVSDPDGLVRQYSLTATKTGKVAAKPVRDVKFDTQTEGCVADDETGALYVAEEDAALWKLGADASAGTARKAIARIGEHPALKADLEGIGLYRQPKGKGYLVLSSQGDNTYAVFRREGDNAYVGSFTVGANGETGIDGISETDGLDVSSASLGAGLEAGAFVAQDGRNISPPQTQNFKLVPWSAIAAKLGL, encoded by the coding sequence ATGTACCGATTTTTCCTGGCTAGCAGCCTGCTGGCGCTGAGCCTTGCTTCCGCCGCCGTCGCCCAAAGCACCGCCTCGCCCACGCCCTCGGCGCAGGTCACGCGCGCCACCACGCCGCTGACGCGTGGCGGCGCCAACGGCGTCGTCTTCATTCCGGACGCCAAGCGCGCCGACGGCGGGGTGATCGCCGCCAGCGGCGACCTGGGCGGTCTTGAGTTTTTCGGCCTCGATGGCCAGCCGCTGATGGCGGTTCCTGGCGGCGAGATCCAAGCCGTGGACGCCCGCGCCGACCAGCAGCGCACGCTCATCGCCGCCTTGGACAGCCAGGCCGGCCGCCTGCGTCTGTTCGCGCGCGACAACGCCAGCGGCGCGGTGACGCCGGTCGACGCCCGCGAGATCAAGCTGGGCTTCTCGGGCGAGGGTCTGTGCCTCTATCGCAGCGCGCGCGACAACGCGCTCTACGCCTACGCCATGGGCCGCGACGGCGAACTGGACCAGTGGCTGCTCTATCCGGTGGCGGACGGAAAGCTCGACGGCCGCGTCGTGCGTCGCCTGCGCCTGTCGTCGGAAGCCAAGTTCTGCGTCGCCGACGACAACACCGGCGCGCTGTACGTCGCCCAGCAGGACGTCGGCGTCTGGCGCTATGACGCCGATCCCGAAGCCGAGCCGATCCCCGTCATCGTCGACATCAATCGTCTGGGCCGGATCGCCAGCGAGGTGGGCGGTCTGGCCTTGGTCGACGGCGGCCCGTCCGCCAGCTTCCTGATCGCCGCCAACAACGGCGCGGGCGACTACAATGTCTATGACCGCAACGCCAAGGACCGCTGGATCGGCGCCTTCCGGCTCGAGCGCAACGGCGGCCCGGCGATCGAGGAAGCGGCCGGCCTCTTTGCGACCCGCGCCGGCGTGGGGACCGAGTTCCCCGGCGGCGTCCTGCTGGTGGCCAACGACGCCAACAACAACCCCGACATCAAGGTCGTGGGCTGGTCCGAGGTCGCCAAGGCCTTGAACCTGCCGATGGGCCAGGCCGACGCGGCCCGCCCCCCGAAACAACTGGCCCTGGTGCGCCCCACCATGGAGACCGAGCCGGTCAGCAACGACGGCGACGCAGCCGACGACCCAGCGATCTGGGCGCACCCCACCGATCCGGCCAAAAGCGTCATCATCGCCACCGACAAGAAGGGCGGCATCCTGGTCTATGACCTGGCCGGCAAGCCGCTGCAGTACCTGCCCGACGGCAAGATGAACAATGTCGACCTGCGGAACGGCTTCAAGCTCGGCGGCAAGACGGTGACCCTGGTCGCGGCCAGCGACCGAACCCATCGCGCGATCGCGCTCTACACGCTGGATCCCGACACCCGGCTGCTGACCAATGTCGCCGACGGCGTGCAGGCCAGCGGCCTCTCGGATCCCTACGGCCTGTGCCTGTACCAGGACCGCAAGGGCCGGGTCTCGGTGTTCGTCAGCGATCCGGACGGCCTGGTGCGGCAGTACAGCCTGACCGCCACCAAGACCGGCAAGGTCGCCGCCAAGCCGGTGCGCGACGTCAAGTTCGACACCCAGACCGAGGGCTGCGTCGCCGACGACGAGACCGGCGCGCTCTATGTCGCCGAAGAGGACGCCGCCCTCTGGAAGCTGGGCGCCGACGCCAGCGCCGGAACCGCCCGCAAGGCCATCGCCCGCATCGGCGAGCACCCCGCCCTGAAGGCCGACCTGGAAGGCATCGGCCTCTATCGTCAGCCCAAGGGCAAGGGCTACCTGGTGCTGTCCAGCCAGGGCGACAACACCTACGCCGTGTTCCGCCGCGAAGGCGACAACGCCTATGTCGGCAGCTTCACGGTCGGCGCGAACGGCGAGACGGGCATCGACGGCATCTCGGAGACCGACGGCCTGGACGTCAGCAGCGCCTCGCTCGGCGCGGGTCTTGAGGCCGGCGCCTTCGTGGCCCAGGACGGCCGCAACATCTCCCCACCCCAGACCCAGAACTTCAAGCTCGTGCCCTGGTCGGCGATCGCGGCGAAGCTGGGGCTTTAG
- a CDS encoding TonB-dependent receptor, with translation MKRLRRLHASASCVAITAAMFASPVLAQQAQDNTVDQVIITGIRASLERSIEIKRTNSGVVDAISAEDMGKFPDTNLAESLQRITGVSIDRTNGEGSQVTVRGFGGGFNLVTLNGRTMPTANVATVGGDQTSDTAGGTSRSFDFSNLASEGVTTLEVYKTGRAAVPSGGIGAAINVKTRRPLDGKPGLTGSLGVKAVYDQSMDKKVDDGGSKITPEFSGLINWADDSDKFGVALFGAYQKRDFTSRSVTSNDWNIRTYADFINPSNGFVRNGGATQITGAPSSGSTLVAIPNDSRYHFSQGERERINGQLTAQYRPTETLTVTADVLYAVNKSFERRNDSTNWFNRPFDKVTFDNNPVVATAVLLQEQLSGTKDMGFEQQYRSNEDTLESYGLNAEWDLSDRLHVRLDGHISKADSGPHSSNGTSSTTVSIGAPIVSAHSVDYSGTVPIQSITIRDAAPRGNGNNALDAGDLGSQVARTWTNSQQHEVKEIRADVTYDLDDNGSRFDFGFNYRTSKMNQAGSSTQQDLGSWGISNPRDVEQFAPGVVKAFCLACQFNEFDLKQSGAGLVSFRGDAIDLYNAMSKAYTARGNAVSITGQANNRVDEDILAGYAQVTWKSELGGMPATLVTGVRYEETEVTSTSLIRTPSAIVWISDNDFRLDTASTFSPLSGEGKYSNLLPALDFSVDLRDDLVGRFSFSRTIARPDYGNLFAAKTVGTPNRPIANGAIPLGTSGNPDLEPLISDNFDVSLEWYYKPSSYITAGFFEKRVNNFVGTGTFTQNLFGLRDVSSGLDGTRSGQARALLTTIGADRTDVNLFTMAALLQTTGSAAAAQAQFQANRGASGDLNQAFVDQILAAVDIAPNSTDPLMSFQVSQPINNRTGKIHGFEIAAQHFFGDTGFGVSGAYTLVRGDVAFDNGASPSQDQFALLGLSDTANATLIYDKNGISARVAYNWRDKFLQATNRGGSRNPVYVAPFGQLDINVSYDVTPKLAISLEGINLTKESLRTYARDPNQLWFAQELDRRILLGARYRF, from the coding sequence ATGAAGCGGCTTCGTCGCTTGCATGCGTCTGCCTCGTGCGTCGCCATCACGGCGGCCATGTTCGCCAGCCCGGTGCTGGCCCAGCAGGCTCAAGACAACACGGTTGATCAGGTCATCATCACCGGCATTCGGGCTTCGCTCGAGCGGTCGATCGAGATCAAGCGGACCAATTCGGGCGTCGTCGACGCCATCTCCGCCGAAGACATGGGCAAGTTCCCGGACACCAACCTGGCTGAATCCCTGCAGCGGATCACGGGCGTGTCGATCGACCGGACCAACGGCGAAGGCTCGCAGGTCACGGTTCGCGGCTTCGGCGGCGGCTTCAACCTCGTCACCCTGAACGGCCGCACCATGCCGACGGCCAACGTCGCCACGGTCGGTGGCGACCAGACTTCGGACACCGCCGGCGGCACCAGCCGTTCGTTCGACTTCTCGAACCTGGCCTCGGAAGGCGTCACCACGCTGGAAGTCTACAAGACGGGCCGCGCGGCGGTTCCGTCGGGCGGCATCGGCGCGGCCATCAACGTCAAGACCCGCCGTCCGCTGGATGGAAAGCCGGGCCTGACGGGCAGCCTCGGCGTCAAGGCCGTCTATGACCAGAGCATGGACAAGAAGGTCGACGACGGCGGCAGCAAGATCACCCCGGAGTTCTCGGGCCTGATCAACTGGGCCGACGACAGCGACAAGTTTGGCGTCGCCCTGTTCGGCGCCTATCAGAAGCGCGACTTCACCAGCCGCAGCGTGACGTCGAACGACTGGAACATCCGCACCTATGCGGACTTCATCAACCCGTCGAACGGCTTCGTCCGCAACGGCGGCGCCACCCAGATCACCGGCGCGCCGTCCAGCGGCTCGACCCTGGTCGCTATCCCGAACGACAGCCGCTACCACTTCTCGCAAGGCGAGCGTGAGCGGATCAACGGTCAGCTGACCGCGCAGTATCGTCCGACCGAGACCCTGACGGTCACGGCCGATGTTCTGTACGCCGTGAACAAGTCGTTCGAGCGCCGCAACGACAGCACCAACTGGTTCAACCGTCCGTTCGACAAGGTCACGTTCGACAACAACCCCGTCGTCGCGACCGCCGTGCTGCTGCAAGAGCAGCTCAGCGGCACCAAGGACATGGGCTTCGAGCAGCAGTACCGCAGCAACGAAGACACCTTGGAGTCCTACGGCCTGAACGCCGAGTGGGATCTGTCCGACCGTCTGCATGTCCGTCTGGACGGCCACATCTCGAAGGCCGACTCCGGTCCGCACTCGTCGAACGGCACCAGCTCGACCACCGTTTCCATCGGCGCGCCGATCGTTTCGGCGCACTCGGTGGATTACAGCGGCACGGTTCCGATCCAATCGATCACGATCAGAGACGCGGCTCCGCGCGGCAACGGCAACAACGCCCTGGACGCCGGCGACCTGGGCAGCCAGGTGGCCCGCACCTGGACCAACAGCCAGCAGCACGAAGTCAAGGAAATCCGCGCCGACGTCACCTATGACCTCGACGACAACGGCAGCCGCTTCGACTTCGGTTTCAACTACCGCACGTCGAAGATGAATCAGGCCGGCAGCTCGACGCAGCAGGATCTGGGCAGCTGGGGTATCTCGAACCCCCGCGACGTTGAGCAATTCGCGCCGGGCGTGGTCAAGGCCTTCTGCCTGGCCTGCCAGTTCAACGAGTTCGACCTGAAGCAAAGCGGCGCCGGCCTGGTGTCGTTCCGCGGTGACGCGATTGACCTCTACAACGCGATGTCGAAAGCCTACACCGCTCGCGGCAATGCGGTGTCGATCACCGGGCAAGCCAACAACCGGGTCGATGAAGACATCCTGGCCGGTTACGCCCAGGTGACCTGGAAGTCGGAACTGGGCGGCATGCCGGCCACTCTGGTGACCGGTGTCCGTTACGAGGAGACCGAGGTCACCTCGACCTCGCTGATCCGCACGCCCAGCGCCATTGTGTGGATCTCGGACAACGACTTCCGTCTGGACACCGCCAGCACCTTCTCGCCGCTGTCGGGCGAGGGCAAGTACTCGAACCTGCTGCCGGCCCTGGATTTCAGTGTCGATCTTCGCGACGATCTGGTCGGTCGCTTCTCGTTCAGCCGCACCATCGCGCGTCCGGACTACGGCAACCTGTTCGCCGCCAAGACGGTCGGTACGCCGAACCGTCCGATCGCCAACGGGGCCATTCCGCTGGGCACCAGCGGCAACCCGGATCTGGAGCCGCTGATCTCGGACAACTTCGACGTCTCGCTCGAGTGGTACTACAAGCCCAGCAGCTACATCACGGCCGGCTTCTTCGAGAAGCGCGTGAACAACTTCGTGGGCACCGGCACGTTCACCCAGAACCTCTTTGGTCTGCGTGACGTGAGCTCTGGTCTGGATGGCACGCGCTCGGGCCAAGCCCGCGCGCTGCTGACGACGATCGGGGCCGATCGCACCGACGTGAATCTGTTCACGATGGCGGCCCTGCTCCAGACCACCGGTTCGGCGGCGGCGGCCCAGGCTCAGTTCCAGGCCAACCGCGGCGCCTCGGGCGACCTCAACCAAGCCTTCGTGGATCAGATCCTGGCGGCCGTTGATATTGCGCCCAACAGCACCGATCCGCTGATGAGCTTCCAGGTCTCCCAACCGATCAACAATCGGACGGGCAAGATCCACGGCTTCGAAATTGCGGCGCAGCACTTCTTCGGCGACACCGGCTTCGGTGTGTCGGGGGCCTATACGCTGGTCCGCGGCGACGTGGCCTTCGACAACGGCGCGAGCCCGTCGCAAGATCAGTTCGCGCTGCTGGGTCTGTCGGACACGGCCAACGCGACGCTGATCTACGACAAGAACGGCATCTCGGCCCGCGTCGCCTACAACTGGCGTGACAAGTTCCTGCAAGCCACCAACCGTGGCGGCTCGCGGAACCCGGTCTATGTCGCGCCGTTCGGCCAGCTGGACATCAACGTCAGCTACGACGTGACGCCGAAGCTGGCGATCTCGCTGGAAGGCATCAACCTGACCAAGGAGAGCCTGCGGACCTACGCTCGTGATCCGAACCAACTGTGGTTCGCTCAAGAGCTGGATCGCCGGATCCTCCTGGGCGCGCGCTACCGCTTCTAG
- a CDS encoding TonB-dependent receptor, with the protein MFNRSKAALLRRASLLAMSAVVVSGVAHADEAVAQDPNAVSNVVVTARRPLAESQAAAMQIQKNSDSLISVLSADAIGDLPDQNIAFAVGRLPGVAIERDQGQARYVNLRGAPVYWTTLSFDGLSVVSPEGRATRFDNIPSAIASLITVEKAIVPSMPGDTVAGNVDIRTRRAFDYKGQKITGKLGVGRVKLGGGDELDSNLVYSNVFGDKLGIVAQASYYSREMATDNWETDPYLSNTVDPNKHFAREHENKHYRLTRRNMSASIRADYKFDDNNAIFVSTINTYYNDDELRDNFLIRLDQGTDAAGNGYTSNAFINGNNPVAGTVYGARINARIDYRNTKEGMSTNTVGGEHKWGKLGASWRMNYTYTQDGRDTPATLAFQSPSTFSLRPTIDYDFSNPDLNTIRFFQTGGTTTARAKGAQVTNIEDFQFPLQSAGMLKGGDFTGAYTAKADFDYESELFGRETKFEFGGLWTSRIKKSRESSFTRAYSGTGVPTWGQFATNIEYLGSQNLNYAFRYTNKDYTINFVDELVKTGQATKADTRTNYWRLGETITAGYAMATTRFDWGNIVYGVRVEHIENEGQAFVNFPASGTTPAGLRLVNVASDDTLYYPSAHLNWNLREDLKLRVGLTTSASRADFDDLRPNFTFSDSNQTISGGNPNAKPERQMGIDTYLEWYADRETFVSAGVFYKDLKDVLVQTSKTFGDTSLNSAGVDRSGYAFSSIGNAGEGHIKGLEVFFTGTAESFVQSRNLPAWLGGFGTRLSGTWTSSEVTLPSVGGVPARTISVLGTSDAVYNVQAIYEKYGLTMRLAYQYRTPWGQSVGEYRVTNGSVFASGNGDIFWDSDEELDFSARYQVNNNIEVFFDASNLTNAGARRYADQSRYTIEYEKFGPRYVAGVRFNF; encoded by the coding sequence ATGTTCAACCGCTCGAAAGCGGCGCTTCTGCGTCGCGCCAGCCTCTTGGCGATGTCCGCTGTCGTGGTCTCTGGCGTCGCTCACGCCGATGAGGCCGTGGCTCAAGATCCCAACGCCGTCAGCAACGTGGTCGTCACCGCCCGCCGTCCCCTGGCCGAGAGCCAGGCCGCGGCGATGCAGATCCAGAAGAATTCCGACTCGCTGATCAGCGTCCTGTCGGCCGACGCCATCGGCGACCTGCCGGACCAGAACATCGCCTTCGCCGTCGGCCGTCTGCCGGGCGTGGCGATCGAGCGCGACCAGGGCCAGGCCCGTTACGTCAACCTGCGCGGCGCGCCGGTCTACTGGACCACGCTGTCGTTCGACGGTCTCAGCGTCGTCAGCCCTGAGGGCCGTGCGACCCGCTTCGACAACATCCCGTCGGCGATCGCCAGCCTGATCACGGTCGAAAAGGCCATCGTCCCGTCGATGCCGGGCGACACGGTCGCGGGCAACGTCGACATCCGCACCCGTCGCGCCTTTGACTACAAGGGGCAGAAGATCACCGGCAAGCTGGGCGTTGGCCGCGTGAAGCTGGGCGGCGGCGACGAGCTGGACAGCAACCTCGTCTATTCGAACGTGTTCGGCGACAAGCTCGGCATCGTGGCTCAGGCCTCGTACTATTCGCGCGAGATGGCGACCGACAACTGGGAGACCGATCCCTATCTGTCGAACACGGTCGACCCGAACAAGCACTTCGCTCGTGAACACGAGAACAAGCACTATCGCCTGACCCGTCGCAACATGTCGGCGTCGATCCGCGCTGACTACAAGTTCGACGACAACAACGCGATCTTCGTCAGCACGATCAACACTTACTATAACGACGACGAGCTGCGCGATAACTTCCTGATCCGTCTGGACCAGGGTACCGACGCGGCCGGCAACGGCTACACCAGCAACGCCTTCATCAATGGCAATAACCCCGTCGCGGGCACGGTCTATGGCGCGCGCATCAACGCCCGCATCGACTACCGCAACACCAAGGAAGGCATGTCCACCAACACGGTGGGCGGCGAGCATAAGTGGGGCAAGCTCGGCGCGTCCTGGCGCATGAACTACACCTACACCCAGGACGGCCGTGACACCCCGGCGACGTTGGCCTTCCAGAGCCCGTCGACCTTCTCGCTGCGTCCGACGATCGACTACGACTTCAGCAACCCCGACCTGAACACGATCCGCTTCTTCCAGACGGGCGGCACGACCACGGCGCGCGCCAAGGGCGCCCAGGTCACCAATATCGAAGACTTCCAGTTCCCGCTGCAGAGCGCCGGCATGCTAAAGGGCGGCGACTTCACGGGCGCCTACACCGCCAAGGCCGACTTCGACTATGAGAGCGAACTGTTCGGTCGCGAGACCAAGTTCGAGTTCGGCGGTCTGTGGACCTCGCGCATCAAGAAGTCGCGTGAAAGCAGCTTCACCCGCGCCTATTCGGGCACGGGCGTGCCGACCTGGGGTCAGTTCGCCACCAATATCGAGTATCTGGGCAGCCAGAACCTGAACTACGCCTTCCGCTACACCAACAAGGACTACACGATCAATTTCGTCGATGAGCTGGTGAAGACGGGCCAGGCGACCAAGGCTGATACGCGCACCAACTACTGGCGCCTGGGCGAGACGATCACCGCCGGCTATGCGATGGCCACCACCCGCTTCGATTGGGGCAACATCGTCTACGGCGTGCGCGTCGAGCACATCGAGAACGAAGGTCAGGCCTTCGTGAACTTCCCGGCCTCGGGCACGACCCCGGCCGGCCTGCGTCTGGTGAACGTCGCTAGCGACGACACGCTCTACTATCCGAGCGCGCACCTGAACTGGAACCTGCGCGAAGACCTGAAGCTGCGCGTCGGCCTCACCACCTCGGCCTCGCGCGCCGACTTCGACGACCTGCGCCCGAACTTCACCTTCAGCGACTCCAACCAGACGATCTCGGGCGGCAATCCGAACGCCAAGCCTGAGCGCCAGATGGGTATCGACACCTATCTGGAATGGTACGCCGACCGCGAGACCTTCGTGTCGGCCGGCGTGTTCTACAAGGACCTGAAGGACGTTCTGGTCCAGACCTCGAAGACGTTCGGTGACACCTCGCTGAACTCGGCCGGCGTCGATCGCTCGGGCTATGCGTTCAGCAGCATCGGCAACGCCGGCGAAGGCCACATCAAGGGCCTTGAAGTCTTCTTCACGGGCACGGCCGAGAGCTTTGTCCAGTCGCGCAACCTGCCGGCCTGGCTGGGCGGCTTCGGGACCCGTCTGTCGGGCACCTGGACCTCGTCGGAAGTCACCCTGCCGTCGGTCGGCGGCGTGCCGGCCCGCACCATCTCGGTGCTGGGCACCTCGGACGCGGTCTATAACGTCCAGGCCATCTACGAGAAGTACGGCCTGACCATGCGTCTGGCCTATCAGTACCGCACCCCGTGGGGTCAGTCGGTGGGCGAATACCGCGTGACCAACGGCAGCGTCTTCGCCTCGGGCAATGGCGATATCTTCTGGGATAGCGACGAGGAGCTGGACTTCTCGGCCCGCTACCAGGTCAACAACAACATCGAAGTGTTCTTCGACGCCAGCAACCTGACCAACGCCGGCGCCCGCCGCTACGCTGATCAGAGCCGCTACACGATCGAGTACGAGAAGTTCGGCCCGCGCTACGTCGCTGGCGTGCGCTTCAACTTCTAA